A segment of the Trifolium pratense cultivar HEN17-A07 linkage group LG7, ARS_RC_1.1, whole genome shotgun sequence genome:
GTTTTTGTGAGCTTGAATCTGCCAATATTAGCGACAATCAAAGTAttagaattttaattataatttttcaacataatAGTACTTGCATGAAACAAATAGTACTtgcataaaacaaataaaattactcGGTAAAAAGTGGTATCATCTTTGTGTGGAAGAATTAATTGACACGtctcatattaaattttttgggttttggtCCGGAATTTGGAGACTCAAAGTCCCTCCAAAGGTTAAGAACCTTATTTGGCGCGTTTGTTGTCCGACGCGAGCTAGACTTCGCGAGAAAGGTATTCATTGTCCTTCAAATTGTGTGGCTTGTAATGATAATTATGAAGACAACATGACTGGTTTGTGGCGCAATATTGAAGAAGTAAGTCTCACAACTACGATAGTAGCAGATGCAGTTTTCCTGCTTTTACACAGAAACTAGATATAAAACAAGCAGCATTATGGGCTGTGATTGTGTGGTGCATATGGAACTTAACATCACAATTTGAAATTATGGAATAATGTAATAGAGAATTTGCAGATTTTTGACCATGCAAAACACATGATTGAAGATTGGAGGCTTGCTAATTCTATTAAGTTGAAACACCCAACTGCTGGTATGGGTAACAACAACAGTAGTGTGCATGAAGAGCACAACAGTGAAATTTGGTGGAAAAAACAAAGAAGCCGGAAGATATAAATGCAATATTGATGCCTCCTTCGGAAAACAACGAAATCACATTGATTTTGGCATCTGTATACGAGATGATGAAGGTCGATTTGTGCTTGCTAAAACAATGTGGTCCTCACCTACATGTGAGGTGGATGTAGAAGAAGCTTTGGGATTGACCGGATTGTTACACACTATCAATTGGGTTCATGAACTACAATTGGAAGGAGTCGATTTTGTGTTGGAATAGAAAAAGGTCGTTAATTATTTTCACAAAGGCCAAAATGATATTACAGAATTTGGTGTTGTGTTGAATGAATCTAAACGTGTTTTTAGTTTGTATTTTGAAAACTCTCATATTGAGTTTGATAGGAGACAAGCAAATGAGACAGCTCATGCTCTTGCGAGGGTAGCCACATCTTTAACTAGATCTAATATTTTCGTTGATGTACCGACAtgtatcaaatatattattatgaatgaaatgctataaacaTCTTTAAGTAAAAGAAAAGACTAAAACAAACGGGtctttaagtaaaaaaaaaagagactaaAACAGACGGCCGGGAAAAGAATAATATAGCAATTAAAGCATGAATTGTTTGATTAATTCCAAGATACTAGAatatcgacccgtgcggtgcacgagtctaattagctgtaagatatgtaattataaattacgatatgataattgcaataatataaggtatatgaaaatttttgagtaacattaaatgatagttcaacaataactttggataaatattcatccAAAGGAAGATATATTACTGAAGACTtacttatagaccacattcgaagtcttagtcgtatcttcgccgtcatcgtcgatgatcaatatttttaatcctctagaagtaactcttgaaatcgcaacatacaactgaccatgtgaaaacactgacgacggaagatatattccaacatgctttaaagattgtccctgactcttattaatagtcatcgcaaaagaaatcattaaaggaaattgtctccgttgaaatttagaAGGAATTTATACGttagatggtgtcagagaaaatctaggtatgaaaacctcatcaccaatattacttcctgaaataatttttccttcaagagcacgttttcccaatcttgttataataagtcttgttccattgcataatcctaattttttattcaaattccttaatagcataacatgAACTCCaatttaagtctcaacttgtgatttgggagTCCCGACATAGAAATcttgttcaaaaattcgggagtatgaacatcatccactgtttgaccatctacattttgtgcgagtggagtatcataactcaaatatgttttttcttaatCAGAagttaaatccaacatataatcttTTATTGtatcgactattgaatttttaggagctaatatagctctattttggaaacacgttatatcgttcatgttttgtaaaagtttgggatatgtgctttcaacgatagaagcaagagaatcacttgaatttggaatcaataaatctgatggaatgtcatcaagttctaaatcatcgtcgttgtcatcttcaatttctccatcgccaacacccaaaacccattcagaaaacaatcttttttgatccggaaaggttaagatacattgttagcaaaagaaacaaatatgaatcaatgatttttttgtaattaataatatagtcacgttgatatatacctggagtcaactactatttgcataaatatcacgttgatatatatatttgcagtaatacgatcaaccatactcctcgacatgaacaaacttttaagttcagaaagacataaaaaaaatatatttttcttagcatgtttagttaaaaaaaaaagtaacttttaagtccaatgatttttttctttccgtaaaaaaaaatactaagaaAATGATTAAcatgtttagttaattagtaaaaaatattaaatatacatGTGTGTTAATATAGGAAACTATTATTAgtctttgattaaaaaaaatagaaggttgaaatttgatgtcaaattaaagtttgacacctgatatcaacggatcctaactcatCATGATTCGCTGATTTCTAACTAAAATAGATGTACAAATAGTAACAAAGGGAAATGTGCAATTGTATTATAGTATGAAAGACGAGGATGGGAGAGAAGAGATAAAcagagtaaattaaattaacGGAAATTATGCAAATTTGTTCCGGTAATGGATGGCACATGATTCCCCGTTGGGTTGAGAATAGGTTAGGCGGCCTACAAGCGTTTTTAGCCTGACCTGTGTAAGCTTGACCTAAtctatttattaaaaatgtcaggcttaggctttgaaaaaagTATGTTTACATAAATATGTCAGACTCATGCTTCTAAAAAAGCTTACAAAGTCTGATAGGCCagcctgtttatatttaattattattatttatattattttttgccaaagaaaaaatatattgttatttaatcatattttttattttattaacttttaattcttgtgctaattattttattagttttttcttaatgttgaagaaattataaaaatttaaatgtgaaataggaTTTTAAAGGTCTGTTTAGCCTATTcaaaaagactatatagagaccTTTATGTAACACAtgcttttaaataggctaaaagGCCAGACCAGACTTTAAAAAGACTCAGGCcagaccaaaataaataacatttgataggccgtaaggcctgagcctggccttttcCCAACCCTATTCGCTACACATTGGAGATAATAATATTCGCGATAAGTAGCATTTCtcttattataaatattaatttaagaaATTGAGTAAACAAAGATTACATTTATTACAGCTTGGTACAATCTGTAGCCTTAAACGACACGATATTTTGTTGAATATCATAACCAACCAACAAATTCTGTTGAGCTAAGTTCCCAAAGATTGGACCAATTTCAGATGACTGAAAAGCAAAGCAAACAATGCCATCAGCTACTTTAACAAAGGTACTAGTAGAATGCAACTGCACATCTGCGCCTTTAAAATGTGCTGTGATTAGAGGAAAATCATAATCATCTGATGTGATGCTATAACAAAGGCTGAATATTTGATTAGGATCATCAACACGGTCTAGTTTCACTTTTTCTACCACAGCTGATTCCAAATTTGTATAAACATAATCGGGTAAAAGCGTCAATGTTGTACCTGAATCAATTATGATGTTACCCTCATCACCACTACCCTCTGAAAATAATACTCTATCGTTTTCCACACTAAATGCTTCCAATgtcaaatagtaaaaaattggaGGGTCCTTTTTTACTAAAGGAGTCGACGAAACACCATTACCAGAAACAACAGCGGCTTCTCCAAAATTGAGTTTGCTCGTCCTGTTTGACTCATCTGAATATGGCAGCAAACAATAAGAGAATTTACCACCAATTGAAGACTTCAGTTGTGTTGTAAGAGACGCTGGTCCAAGTCCTAGACCAACTATACCAGAGGCTGCTCCGTGAAACGTCCCTGTATTACTGTGTCCACATCCTATAGTAGTTTTGGGAAATGCAACAGAATGACCAGTGGTGGAATCCAATGTAAGAGTCTCAATACTAAGATCTCCTTGTGAATGAGAATGATCACCATATTTAATAGTATATTCACAAATATTTTGGTCTTTACAAGAGCTGCTTCTCACAGATTGGCATAAGTCAGAAGAGCAAGGAATATTTTTGTAACTTGACGATTTTGAAGGATTAAATATAGGAGTGGTTTGATTGTAACATTGTTCACAAGGCTCGCATTGAAGCCAAACAATGTCACTACCTGTATCAATAATACCATATATATTGAACGGTGGAGTACCAACTGAATAAGTCATCAAATACTCACCGCTTTCATGGATTACATCTGATTGAGGTGTATTAGTGAGGGAATTTTTATAGAAATGATTGGCACGATTGATGGAACGACGTGCAGAATTGACAAGATGTTGGTATTTGTTTTGTGTTGGTTGGTATAGAGGTGATTTTGGAGAGTCACGGTGGATAAGCTCAACACTAAAACTATTGTTTAGTGcatgagaaaaagaaataatgaaataaagggaaaagaaaagaagggtAAGAAAGGAATGTTTACTCATTGTTGCTGTGGCTTAAGTAGATCTATGGAGGATTAATATTTTGGTGCAACTTATGCTGTTTAGTGCCTTTTTATAGACTCTTTCTGTGAATGTAGATAGAcgcatatataataattatacgTATGTGAATGTAGATAGACGCATAGATAATAATTATACTAAATGAGAATTTCTTAGTGTCTTCTTATTATTAAGAATGGAAAATACTTTATAATATAGCCTGAAAGTTGTGATTATTCAATCAGAAGTCATAAATGAGAAaggtaagatttttttttttttttttttttttgtgaatgcAAAGGTAAGATAAGATATTGATGATgctttattattaatttatcaataATTTTATGATTGTGCGATTTGATTAGGAGTTTCAACTTAATATGGTCAAATATTTTCCATTCGATGCATCAATTACATTTAATagtattttattcatttttttgagaaacaatattttattcgaTTGTTTAAATCCAAATTATTCAATTGTTGAAGTCAAAACAATTAAGATTTTACTAAATTtgtaccaattttttatttttttttactattttttagtcATAAAAagatttagggtctgtttggcaaGCCAGAAAAGCTAGTTTTTAGCTTTTGTCTTAtgacttataagctaaaagacctgtttggtaacagtcttttcagaaagagcttatagcttattttactgacttatagcttctttttcagaagctatttcaagtagcttatgagcttatagcttaacttttcattttttcttcctcttttacccttatgattttaactaaaatccacattgaccctttataatttattatcattagaatttaaaataaaataagtaaatacatgttttaacgttgcttcttttaaaatcacatgtatatagtatattttaacgttgccttattatctattttcaaatatgaaggctaaaacattttatttttttatcaattcataggtacgtaccttactataatttttttttaaacaacctATCTCActataattaaccattatacTAAATTGTGAATacattttattgttattttttcataaagtatatcaactgaaatgaaaataattttttttaaaaaaattcagcatataaaaattagtttaataataatatatgaaagatatatttattgaattagtaaacttaaaatattgtaaaaaaaaaaaaaaaaacttaaaatattaaattctaatagtatcttaaatagtattaatttgataaaaaaaattattgaattaaagatgtcattttttgtcattttacatttatcagtcaggtgaaccgctaattttaccaaatacttCAATCAGCTAAAAGCTATCAGCCATCAATCATCAGCCataagctatcagctagcttatcatcCATAAGatatttttgccaaacagagtcttactacttttttttttatttgcaaatcgtaagtattacaatgttatgttagtttttctccttgcCATGGCTTGAACCCTGCacctccaactccttaacccttagctcaactaattTAACCCTGgacctccaactccttaaccTGGACCTACAATGTTATGTTTGTTTAATTTGACTAGAAATATTTTGGATTTAATTTGTTAGACTATGGTACCGTTTGACCTagctttttttccttttattttttcttagaaGTAAGAAATTAAGCCAAACTACAATTTTTAAAGTTTGTAGTAAGAAAAAAAGCAGCttctattttttaagaagaattataatttttttttgttgactatcaaacatatcttttaaccctattataataaacaaaaaacaatttttaactttttttttataaaaaaatgtaagatttaccaaacaactttaattttagtttgaaagctattatttttagctttatggttaaaatagcttctacacctaaaaaaagctgggtcaAACGGTACCTAGGCAACTAATCTTTTCGGATCATAGGGTAAGATGGATAACTAAATTGATTGAGCAAAGGGTTAAAAAGCTGGAGGCCCAAAGTTCAAATCCTAACAAAGAGAAAGCCTATAACATAACAACTAACAATTTAccattgaaatatatatatatatatatatatatatatatatatatatatatatatatatatatatatatatatatatacatatatatatatattgaaagcTTGGTATctggccttaggaccgactaatctaaggggaccaatcccaccgtccacttgCAGGGGGCCCATTTAAAGCAAGAGTTTTTTGCTTTGTATGGATTAGTCCACCGAAATTAACACCAATGAGAATCAAACctaagaccttgagaggagtgTATTCCAAGGACCCAAACCAACATCACTAGAACAACCCAAgtgagataataataataatattaggatcataaaaaaaaggtcatgTTCTAAAAACAAGCTAAGTGATTAAATTTCTTCTTTCTTcgttgaaaccaaaaatatcttacaaaaaaaaaacttaattctgCACGCAAATACTTTGTTGAAATCAAAGTATCATTTCAACTTTAACTAGAACTTCGACCCGTAcggtgcacgggtctaattagcctaatatgtaataaaaaaaataatagttgtAATATTGAAAGGTGTATTAAAAAAAGTTCggtactccatccgtcccaaaactttagtcattttagacttttgcacggagattaagaaatgataaagatcgataagttaagtcatttttacccttattttattaagaaagaaacaatatatttaattaatgttttaactttagtaagggtaaaaatgataAAGTATCACTAATTTTGCATTGGTTTCTTAAGAGGACTAAAGATTTAggacaaaactaaaaattatttcaacaataaatttaggAATATGTTCATACAACATAAATTATAGTATTATTACGAGATACTTCTTTATAGACTACATTGGAAGTCTTattcgtatcttcaccgtcttCGTCGATAATCAATATTTTCAATCtttctctagaagtaactcttgaaattgcaacatacaactgaccatgtgaaaaatACTCGCGACAGAActtatatcccaacatgcttaaAAGATTGTCCCCGACTCTTGTTAATAGTTATCGCAAAAGAAACGAttaaaggaaattgtctccgttaaaattaaaatgaattcttatgtcagatggtgtcagagccTATATAGGTATGAAAacttgatcaccaatattacttcatgaaataCCTTTTCCTTCAAGACACGTTTTCTCATtcttgtaataataagtcttgttccattgcataatccaaattttttattcaaattccctAATAgaataactggaactccaactttatcAACCTGATCACGATTGAAGCACATGTTCTAGTGGTTGAAAGGCTTTATTGTAAGCAAGGGATccaggttcgattctctttgaagacaaatttgtattttttttaatataaagctgcaataaaaagagagggaaaatgagaggaaaaataattagatttagggttagcttatgagCCGCCAGTAAATTCAAAAGTTGAATTTCGAACCAATTTTTTGGCGTTTTGAGCTGGACATAAGTGAGTGTGTTTCtcgaaccaatttttttaaacatgtctataaaataaatcattctAAAATATATGTTGACTCAATATTAGAGACCAAGACTACGTGAATGAAAAATTTATAGGGTTGACAAAGTCCACAAATTTTTGTGAAGCTGAAAATAAAAGTTGATGATGCAGTAAGGACGAAAAATACATACTTAACCCTTTTTTATATACTAATATCATAAAGTATCAGCTCAATCGTAAGAGCTTGACATTGTGATTTCAAGGGACAAAGTGTAACCCACCACATAAACGGCTGTAAAATAGTTATTAGTGTCATTTTAGTGAACAATATATTCCTCTTTTCCGTTGTGTGTAAATAATTTCTACATAAAAAATTCCTAAATTAGATTTcatattttaatcattaatattacattgaaggatgaaaataataattgtttgtgTGCAAATTTGGCAATTATAACATTCATTCATTGAAccttgcataaaaataaaaggttcatatataccaaaaaaaaataaaataaaataaaaggttcATTGAACCGCAAATTCATCAAAGTCTTATAAAAAGGCTACGAGTGATAACAAAATTTTTCAATTCAAACCTCTCAATATATCTTTGTGATAGTTACAATGACTATGCATTCTTTTCTCACTCTtatgtttttttctctttcttgtTTCATTATTTCTATTTCTCAAGCAATAAACAATGGCTTTAGTGTTGAACTAATTCATCGTGACTCATTAAAATCTCCACTCTATCAACCTACACAAAACAAATACCAACGTGTTGCTAGTGCCTTGCGTCGTTCAATCAATCGGGTCAATCACCTCACTAATACACCCAAATCTACTGTAATTCCTGCTAGCGGTGAGTTTCTTATGGAATATTCAGTTGGTACCCCACCGTTTAAGATATATGGTGTTGTTGATACCGGTAGTGACATTGTTTGGCTTCAATGTAAGCCTTGTGAACAATGTTACAACCAAACCACTCCTATATTTAACCCTTCAAAATCATCAAGTTACAAAAACAATATTCCTTGCATGTCTAAAAAGTGTAAATCTTTTGATTCTCACTcttgtagtaaaaaaaaatcttgctTATATACTATTACGTATGGTGATGGGTCAATATCACAGGGAGATCTTAGTGAAGAAACTCTTACATTAGATTCCACCTCCAACTCTTCTTTTTCATTTCCAAAAATTCTGATAGGTTGTGGACATAAAAATACATTGTCAATTCAAGGTCAAACCTCTGGGGTAGTGGGCCTTGGATTTGGACCTTTGTCTCTTATAACACAATTGGGTTCATCAATTGGTGGAAAGTTCTCTTA
Coding sequences within it:
- the LOC123893787 gene encoding aspartic proteinase CDR1-like, which produces MSKHSFLTLLFFSLYFIISFSHALNNSFSVELIHRDSPKSPLYQPTQNKYQHLVNSARRSINRANHFYKNSLTNTPQSDVIHESGEYLMTYSVGTPPFNIYGIIDTGSDIVWLQCEPCEQCYNQTTPIFNPSKSSSYKNIPCSSDLCQSVRSSSCKDQNICEYTIKYGDHSHSQGDLSIETLTLDSTTGHSVAFPKTTIGCGHSNTGTFHGAASGIVGLGLGPASLTTQLKSSIGGKFSYCLLPYSDESNRTSKLNFGEAAVVSGNGVSSTPLVKKDPPIFYYLTLEAFSVENDRVLFSEGSGDEGNIIIDSGTTLTLLPDYVYTNLESAVVEKVKLDRVDDPNQIFSLCYSITSDDYDFPLITAHFKGADVQLHSTSTFVKVADGIVCFAFQSSEIGPIFGNLAQQNLLVGYDIQQNIVSFKATDCTKL
- the LOC123893788 gene encoding aspartic proteinase CDR1-like codes for the protein MTMHSFLTLMFFSLSCFIISISQAINNGFSVELIHRDSLKSPLYQPTQNKYQRVASALRRSINRVNHLTNTPKSTVIPASGEFLMEYSVGTPPFKIYGVVDTGSDIVWLQCKPCEQCYNQTTPIFNPSKSSSYKNNIPCMSKKCKSFDSHSCSKKKSCLYTITYGDGSISQGDLSEETLTLDSTSNSSFSFPKILIGCGHKNTLSIQGQTSGVVGLGFGPLSLITQLGSSIGGKFSYCLGPESSNSTSKLNFGNAAVVSGHGVVSTPLVKKDSSIFYYLSLEAFSVGNKRVEFVENSNGGVDGNVFIDSGTTLTMLPYDVYNKLESAVVKLVKLKRVNDPHGLLKLCYFVTSDKYDFPIITAHFKNADVKLHPIGTFVPIVDGIMCFAFASTQNTNIGIFGNLAQQNLLVGYDLQQNLVSFKSTDCTKPY